The DNA sequence CACGACAGTAGCACTTAATCGCGCACCCGTGAACTCACTCAGTCTAGAGCTCTTTGAAGAACTCAACAGTTGGATGTTGTGGCTTGGCAGCGACGAAAGTTGCAGGGCGGTCATCCTAACATCCTCCATACCCACAGTCTTCTCAGCGGGTCTGGACATAAACGAGTTACACAATCCAGAGCCCGAGCGCCTCCGGCGCTTTTGGAAGAGCTTTCAGGAGGCGTGGCTCATTCTCAACAGCTTCCCGAAACCAATCATCGGAGCGGTTAGCGGCAATTCTCCAGCTGGTGGATGCGTTCTCGCTCTTGGTTGTGATTTTCGTGTGATGCTCCGGCACCCGACCGATAAACCCGATCGGCCATTCCGTATTGGGCTCAACGAGACGAAACTTGGTATAACCACACCACCCTGGGTTGTGCCCGCCTATGCGTACGTTCTCGGTTCGCGACGTGCTGAGAGGATGCTTCAACTTGGTGATACGCCCACCGCTGACGAAGCACTGCGAGTGGGCTTGGTTGATTTGGTTGTGGATGGGGAACAGCAGCTCCGTGAAGCAGTCTTGAAGGAGGCTGAGCGCTTCCTGTCAGTTCCACAACAATCCCGCTGGATGCTACGTGACATGCTCCGCCGCGAGTATTTGCAGGTCATTGGCTCCGAGGAAGACAGAGAATATGACACGCAGTTCTTCGTGGAGCTCATGATGAACCCGGACGTGCAGAAGAGTCTCGAAGCCTTCACAGCGCGTCTGAAGGGAGTGGCAGCGAAAAAGTAACTTAAATAAACTGTCCAGCAAGAGAACGAAGTTtgattactatttttttattttattttcggtGGCAACCCGTGAACGAAGTGCGCCTTGTGAAACCGGGGAAACGCAGCCCTTCCCCTCAGTGGTAAAAATGAGGATGGCGAACGGGTATTTAACGCATTTAATCACAAACGTATCGTATGCAAAAACACTCACAGGTGTGTGGAGAAGTTCATAAAGAAAGCTACATCAGAAAAGGGGGCGCAAAGTCGCGTGTGTGGTGCGCCTGCAAACCTTTTACCGCCCTTTCTTGCGTAAAAATTGTTGGCAAAAGGGTAAAGAGGGTCAAAGGTGTCGAAGACTAGTTGCACATGTTACAGACGTTGTAATAAACATGTGTGTGGGTACAGTGCCCACACTCTCCCTTGCGTTACGTTTACCTCACGCGCATGGTTACTcacctttcattttctctggCATCTACGCTCTCTCGTATACCATTAGTGATCGTAGGACAACGAAATTGATAGGAATGCTGGACACCAATGGGACTGCAGAACTCACCGTGCACTGTGCGAGTCCGCTACAGCCCTCAAGTAACAGTCGTAACTCGAAGCAGTTAAGCCCCATAACACCGATCGCCAGCACCATCCACTCGGCAAGCGCCAACAGTCCACTCTCTCAATGCCAGCAGAACACCGCAGAGGTTGGCATCGGGGGACCGCACTTTGCGCTTGCATTGACTGCTGTCGGGGCTGACACCGCTGCCGGGGAGGCGGTTTCCATTGCAAACGGAACATTCAGTGGCAACGGGCTCTCGGCCTACGTATCGAAATTGTCGGAAATAGTTGGTGAACCGCCATTTACAGAGGAAGAGATACTTGAAGAATTGGAAAAACTGCGCACACGCTCACAGCTAACGTCAGCACCTTTCAACCGTCGATTATTACCCATACTTGCACGGTATCAGCTAAGAGAGAAGTGGGGGCCAGCAGCGGAGCCGTACGCCGAGCGTCTCGTCACAGATGATGGTTCAGTGGTTCCTTCATTCCTCCCA is a window from the Trypanosoma brucei brucei TREU927 chromosome 8, complete sequence genome containing:
- a CDS encoding 3,2-trans-enoyl-CoA isomerase, mitochondrial precursor, putative, which translates into the protein MRRSVVTSLHTASFASLTRVGVFNVAAVAHLAIRSQTTMHGAPGNTSPGPRPPVQQGTVPMQHHQQMHPSAVGAEAEDDFEPPCKPSEPPKMLKVDTSDRGITTVALNRAPVNSLSLELFEELNSWMLWLGSDESCRAVILTSSIPTVFSAGLDINELHNPEPERLRRFWKSFQEAWLILNSFPKPIIGAVSGNSPAGGCVLALGCDFRVMLRHPTDKPDRPFRIGLNETKLGITTPPWVVPAYAYVLGSRRAERMLQLGDTPTADEALRVGLVDLVVDGEQQLREAVLKEAERFLSVPQQSRWMLRDMLRREYLQVIGSEEDREYDTQFFVELMMNPDVQKSLEAFTARLKGVAAKK